In Streptomyces sp. NBC_01231, the sequence GGCGCCGCAGGCACCGCGCCCCACCGACCCGCAGAACAGGCACCCCACGAACCCCCGCTACACGCACCCCCACCGAGCCCCACAGGCCGCCGCAGGCATCGCCCGCCCCACCGCCGGAGGCACAGGCACCCGTCACCCCTCCGACCCCTCCCCCACCGAAGAAACCCGCGCCACCGGCCCCGCCCGATCCAACAACCCCGTCCGCGCAGCCAACGCCGCCGCCTCCAGCCTCGACCCCACCCCCAGCTTCATCAACACCCGCTGGACATGCGTACGAGCAGTGGACGGCGCGATCCCCATCCCCGCCGCGATCAACCGCGTGTCCTCACCGTCGGCCACCCGGACCAGCACCTCGACCTCGCGGGGCGTCAGCATCTGCAGCAGCCGCTGCCCCTCGTCGTCCGGCTGAGCCGCAGGGTTCAGCAGCTCGCTGAACGCCCCCTGCAACAGCTGCGGAGCAACCGCCGCCTCCCCCGCCCGAGCCTTGATGATCGCGCGCTCGACACCCTCGATGCGCTCGTCGTGCCGCACATAACCGGACGCCCCCGCGGCGAACGCCGCCGCGATCCCACGAGGACTCGGCACCGGCCCCAGCACCACCACCGCCACCTGCGGCCGCTCCTGCTTGATCCTCACCACCGGGTCGAACATCCCCGGCTCGGCGGGCGTCGCCGTACCCAGCAGGCACACCTCAGGCGCCCGGCTGATCACCAACTCCGCCGCACCCGCGGCGGGCGCCGCCGCGGCGAGCACCCGGTGCCCCCGCAGCTTCAACGCCGAGGCCAACGCCTCGGCAAGCAATCGGTGGTCGTCGACCACCATGAGCCGAACTCCCATCGAGCAACCCCCCACTCCCCGCAGTCCCCCACAGCACCCACGCACCCAGCACCCACGCCCACAGCGCCCTTAGTCTCCACAACGCCCACAGCCCCCAATGGACCTCATGGACTTAGTGGACCTGATGAACCTCATGGACCCTATGGCTGCCCACGACGGATGCCCACCGGTTCACCCGGACAGAAAGCCCCCTCCCGGCCCCCCGCCCTTCATGCCCCCGGAAGCTACACGCTTGTTCGACGTTGCGCTTCCCCTACCGGTGAGAAGTGCCCCGGATCGCCGAAAATCATCTCATTCGAGGTTGACGAACGATATGCGCGCGCCCCGCCCCGAGCCGAGCAGCCCCGCCCCCGACGCGAACGGCCCCGTCCCTTTCAGGGACGGGGCCGCAGCCACACCGACGGGTCAACCGGACCGGTCAACCGAACCGGTCAATCAGACCGGCTACGTTCAGCTCGCGCCGAACCCAAGCACCAGATACTCCTTGTCGTCCGAGCTGGTCAGATCACTCGCGTACACCGAGGACATGAACAGATGCCCCTGTGCGTACAGGAACTCCGAGTAGTCCGGCGACATGCTGGTCTCCGCGTCCCGCACGGACTTGGTCGCCGGGTTCTCCAGCAGCTTGGTCTCCTTGAACGAGCCGCCGTCGATGCTGACGATCTGACCGCCCTTGTCGTACGGCGGACGCTTGTACGCGATGATGTTGGTGCCGTCCATCCGCAGCGGCATGATCGTGTAGTCGTCCCCCGCGTCGGCCCGCTGCCCCGTCTGCTTCCCGGTCGCCAGATCGATCGCGACGATCTCGTTGGTGTCGCTGAACTCGCCGCTGCCGTCGTGCTCCTCGGTCGCCAGGTAGAGCCGGTCGTTGCCGACGGCGGTCTGGTGGCACTCCTCGACCTTGGTGATCCCGTCGCAGCTGGCCGCGTACTGGTCGCTGGGCGCGGAGATCCGGGTGCGCAGCTTGCCGGTCTTGTTGTCGATGGAGAAGAAGTCCGAGATCCCGCTGCCGTCCTTCGCGGCCTCGCCCACGTCGGCGGCGACGACCAGCGGGTCGGTCGACACGACGCTGGCGTACGCGATGCCCGCCCCCATCTTGTACTCGGAGATCACCTTCCCCGACTTCGGGTCGATGGTCTGGATGTGCAGCTCGGCCGAGTCGTACGAACCGCACCGGCGGACCGCGACCAGCTTCGGGCCGCCGCCGTATCCGGAGTCGTAGCAGGTGTCCGTCGGCTTCGGGGCCCACAGCTGCTTGCCGGAGGCGATGTCGAAGGCGGCGCCGCCGCTGGAGCTGCCCACGGCGACGGTGCTGCCGCTGAGGGTGACGTTGTTGAAGCTGATCGGCTGGTCACCGGAGGTGGCGGTCTTCGTCCACAGCTTCTTGCCCGCGGCGAGGTCGATCGCCGCGACCTGGCTGCAGCCGTGCGAGGGCTCGGCCTTGGTCGGCATCTCGGGCTGGTAGATGATCGCCGTCTTGTTGTCGCTGGTGTG encodes:
- a CDS encoding LuxR C-terminal-related transcriptional regulator, translating into MGVRLMVVDDHRLLAEALASALKLRGHRVLAAAAPAAGAAELVISRAPEVCLLGTATPAEPGMFDPVVRIKQERPQVAVVVLGPVPSPRGIAAAFAAGASGYVRHDERIEGVERAIIKARAGEAAVAPQLLQGAFSELLNPAAQPDDEGQRLLQMLTPREVEVLVRVADGEDTRLIAAGMGIAPSTARTHVQRVLMKLGVGSRLEAAALAARTGLLDRAGPVARVSSVGEGSEG
- a CDS encoding PQQ-like beta-propeller repeat protein, producing MTQPPPPPPPNQPPQQGGFGPPPATPPVQPGPPAAPPVPPGGQPPAGYGYPQQPPPPQQQPPGYGYPGQAPQPPQAPPGYGYPGQAANPYGQPPGYGYPQATMPMQPQPGPPGQPGKRGFNAQVMIIVGAVVAIALIVAGGVWYASSSGDDSGKKDDTASSNGATGGKDDAKEGDGGDGGTTSTEPVEKVPANTASKVLFQVPAPKVSKDSTIATTGSWLTDTVYAKSGIAEIVGYDPDKGTKLWTIKLPGPVCQGSNHTSDNKTAIIYQPEMPTKAEPSHGCSQVAAIDLAAGKKLWTKTATSGDQPISFNNVTLSGSTVAVGSSSGGAAFDIASGKQLWAPKPTDTCYDSGYGGGPKLVAVRRCGSYDSAELHIQTIDPKSGKVISEYKMGAGIAYASVVSTDPLVVAADVGEAAKDGSGISDFFSIDNKTGKLRTRISAPSDQYAASCDGITKVEECHQTAVGNDRLYLATEEHDGSGEFSDTNEIVAIDLATGKQTGQRADAGDDYTIMPLRMDGTNIIAYKRPPYDKGGQIVSIDGGSFKETKLLENPATKSVRDAETSMSPDYSEFLYAQGHLFMSSVYASDLTSSDDKEYLVLGFGAS